One window of Chryseobacterium sp. JJR-5R genomic DNA carries:
- a CDS encoding alpha/beta hydrolase-fold protein encodes MSAVFALCSSMVFSQNFKTSATAKGGKEFPKTDAERKAVFQVYFPGAKSVVLEGGDGMQNVKSAITKDQEGFWNVSTSPLEIGFHYYWFRVDGRRTNDPNTELYFGYGQPTSGIEIDSGEDFFFEKKVRHGKIINDSLYSEITEGKRNVKVYLPPGYGTKRFPVLYLYHGTGEDITGWEKQGHLSNILDNLFAEKKAEEMIVVMDYGVALTAEEEKMPDDYPRTVLSSQNIDKIMIQELIPFIERKYRTNGKKAVAGLSRGSYQAMLIGARHPELFSAIGAFSPVIYEGTAPEPFRELPIGNLLKAKQKPFLFIGIGTKEERRFQDYNHILTAYLGQNRYPYVRYQSEGTYHEWLTWRRCLYQFAQKIFR; translated from the coding sequence ATGTCAGCAGTATTTGCGCTGTGCTCTTCCATGGTATTTTCACAGAATTTTAAAACATCGGCAACAGCAAAAGGCGGGAAAGAATTCCCGAAAACAGATGCTGAGCGAAAAGCGGTGTTCCAGGTTTATTTTCCCGGTGCCAAGTCCGTTGTTCTGGAAGGGGGAGACGGCATGCAAAATGTAAAATCAGCGATAACTAAAGATCAGGAGGGCTTTTGGAATGTCAGTACGTCACCTTTGGAGATCGGTTTCCATTATTATTGGTTCAGAGTGGACGGCAGACGGACCAATGATCCAAATACGGAACTTTACTTCGGTTACGGCCAGCCCACAAGCGGAATCGAGATTGATTCAGGCGAAGATTTCTTCTTTGAAAAGAAGGTAAGGCACGGGAAAATCATAAATGACAGTCTGTATTCTGAAATTACTGAAGGTAAGAGAAACGTTAAAGTATATCTGCCGCCAGGCTACGGAACCAAACGGTTTCCGGTCTTGTACCTGTACCACGGAACAGGGGAAGATATTACAGGCTGGGAAAAGCAGGGACATCTGAGTAATATCCTTGACAATCTTTTTGCAGAGAAAAAGGCGGAAGAGATGATTGTGGTCATGGATTACGGCGTGGCCCTCACCGCTGAAGAAGAAAAAATGCCGGACGATTATCCAAGAACGGTACTTTCTTCACAGAATATAGACAAAATCATGATTCAAGAGCTTATTCCTTTTATAGAAAGAAAATACAGGACTAACGGAAAAAAAGCGGTTGCGGGGCTTTCAAGAGGAAGCTATCAGGCCATGCTTATCGGTGCCCGTCATCCGGAGCTGTTTTCTGCCATCGGAGCTTTCAGTCCTGTTATTTATGAAGGAACGGCGCCTGAGCCTTTCAGAGAGCTTCCCATAGGTAATCTGTTGAAGGCAAAACAAAAGCCCTTTCTATTTATCGGGATCGGTACAAAAGAAGAACGTCGGTTCCAGGATTATAATCATATCCTGACTGCTTATCTTGGGCAAAACAGATACCCATACGTCCGGTACCAATCAGAAGGAACATATCACGAGTGGCTCACTTGGAGGCGCTGTCTGTATCAGTTTGCACAGAAAATCTTTCGCTAG
- a CDS encoding LytTR family DNA-binding domain-containing protein encodes MKFYVNTEHLVSKTDYPRRFTSEKLMKSSMVVFFSILLFLLLFKPFGVYDPELRMHYLFICFFHAFAPAFILFAYFRGLNYFRRKNGAHHWALLKEYFHIGIVLILMGAASFLMRDMLYNNPDNWSWRYLYEEIRNCFVAGIFFYFFLRLSGFYFESKKGSPFVLQFVPIAVPLEKAAQEPCLFISTQVKQDDFSLNIDDLLFAKADGNYIELTRLKDGRTITEVKRISLTQFETQLSGHPNFFRCHRAYLVNMFRVKKVAGNSQGYILSFNETDLKVPVSRKQTEIFNSCYRALGNQHNA; translated from the coding sequence ATGAAATTTTACGTCAATACCGAACATCTGGTCAGCAAGACCGACTATCCGAGAAGGTTCACATCTGAAAAACTGATGAAAAGTTCGATGGTCGTATTCTTTAGTATTTTGCTTTTTTTATTGCTTTTCAAACCGTTTGGCGTCTATGACCCTGAACTGAGGATGCATTACCTGTTCATCTGTTTTTTTCACGCTTTCGCTCCGGCTTTTATTTTATTTGCTTATTTCAGGGGATTGAATTATTTCAGAAGAAAAAATGGCGCGCATCACTGGGCTTTACTGAAAGAATATTTTCATATCGGGATCGTACTGATCCTCATGGGCGCTGCCAGCTTCCTGATGAGGGATATGCTCTATAACAATCCTGACAACTGGTCATGGCGCTACCTGTATGAAGAGATCAGAAACTGTTTCGTAGCCGGAATATTCTTTTACTTTTTTCTCAGACTCTCCGGTTTTTACTTTGAATCCAAAAAAGGGTCTCCTTTTGTACTTCAATTTGTACCTATTGCGGTACCGTTGGAAAAGGCAGCTCAGGAACCCTGTCTTTTTATCAGTACACAGGTAAAGCAAGATGATTTCAGCCTGAATATTGACGATCTCCTCTTCGCGAAAGCGGATGGGAATTATATCGAATTGACCCGGTTAAAGGATGGCCGGACCATTACGGAAGTGAAGCGGATTTCTCTAACCCAATTTGAAACTCAGCTATCAGGTCACCCGAATTTTTTCAGATGCCATCGGGCTTACCTTGTCAATATGTTCAGGGTCAAAAAAGTTGCCGGTAATTCGCAGGGCTATATCCTGTCGTTCAATGAAACTGATCTGAAAGTTCCCGTTTCTAGAAAACAGACGGAAATTTTCAATTCCTGTTACCGGGCGCTTGGCAACCAGCATAATGCTTAA
- a CDS encoding acyltransferase: MMTTEKITAAQKSGTSNQLIYIDNIKVLLTVLVVLHHTCIAYSSSDGWYYNEPTSIKGAKLVMTMFVSVNQSFFMGYFFLLAAYFTGSSYTKKGPFRFIKDRLVRLGIPLLFYSFILTPFMCYLVYYFGKGDHITLAEYLSRYDSWIDPGVTWFIAALLLFTLMYVAVRKLFDINFNRSRAVPRPGTIFRFASGLGIISFLVRIIFPVGWVLEPVGFQLGHFPQYIALFIVGLWAAKNKWFDQLPDKTGRQLKRSALLCLLFFPVFFVIALKLDTPVSYFSGGFHWQAFIYAVWEQWIGISILTALLIKGKRSWNHPSKWSRRFSQSSFTVYIFHPLVIIAITLALRNWNVDPAVKILVAAPLTVLCSFVMGSMIILIPGIKKIL, encoded by the coding sequence ATGATGACAACAGAAAAAATCACGGCCGCTCAGAAGTCCGGAACTTCAAACCAATTAATTTACATCGATAATATCAAAGTTTTGCTGACGGTACTGGTCGTGCTGCACCATACTTGTATTGCTTACAGTTCTTCCGATGGCTGGTACTATAATGAACCGACATCCATCAAAGGTGCGAAACTGGTGATGACCATGTTCGTCAGTGTGAACCAGTCTTTTTTTATGGGATATTTCTTTCTGTTGGCTGCGTATTTTACGGGATCATCTTACACGAAAAAAGGGCCTTTCAGATTTATTAAAGACCGGTTGGTCAGGCTGGGAATCCCACTGTTATTTTATTCCTTTATTCTTACACCCTTTATGTGCTATCTGGTCTATTATTTTGGAAAAGGAGACCACATTACCCTTGCTGAATATCTGAGCCGTTATGACAGCTGGATCGATCCGGGCGTGACATGGTTCATTGCGGCTTTATTGCTTTTCACATTGATGTACGTGGCTGTAAGAAAATTATTTGACATTAATTTTAATAGATCTCGTGCGGTTCCCCGCCCGGGTACGATATTCCGGTTCGCTTCAGGATTGGGAATTATCAGTTTTCTGGTCAGAATTATTTTTCCTGTCGGCTGGGTTTTGGAACCGGTTGGGTTTCAGTTGGGACATTTTCCGCAGTATATTGCCTTATTCATTGTGGGTTTATGGGCAGCCAAAAACAAATGGTTTGATCAGCTTCCGGATAAAACGGGAAGGCAGCTTAAAAGATCAGCATTGCTGTGCCTGTTGTTTTTCCCGGTATTTTTTGTCATTGCGTTAAAACTGGATACTCCGGTCTCTTATTTTTCAGGTGGTTTCCACTGGCAGGCTTTTATTTATGCGGTCTGGGAACAGTGGATCGGTATTTCCATACTTACAGCACTGTTGATCAAGGGAAAAAGAAGCTGGAATCACCCTTCAAAATGGTCCCGTAGATTTTCACAAAGCAGTTTTACGGTCTATATTTTCCATCCGCTGGTCATCATCGCAATTACTTTAGCCCTTCGAAACTGGAATGTGGATCCTGCTGTAAAGATTTTAGTGGCTGCACCATTAACAGTCCTGTGCAGTTTTGTGATGGGTTCAATGATCATCCTGATCCCCGGTATTAAGAAAATTCTTTAA
- a CDS encoding helix-turn-helix transcriptional regulator, protein MDSKEVLKFYMQSFSEHLKEVRKEKYNSMDAVAQNSVFDSSNYNKYENGKGNPTIETILKMASTFKIPPKELFNFDFDIEKYKIDE, encoded by the coding sequence ATGGATAGCAAAGAGGTTTTAAAGTTTTACATGCAGAGTTTTTCTGAACACCTTAAGGAGGTTAGAAAGGAAAAATATAATTCTATGGATGCCGTTGCACAAAATTCGGTTTTCGATTCTAGTAATTATAACAAATATGAAAACGGTAAAGGAAATCCGACAATTGAAACTATTCTTAAAATGGCTTCAACCTTTAAAATCCCTCCTAAGGAATTGTTTAATTTTGATTTTGATATTGAAAAATATAAAATTGATGAATAA
- a CDS encoding NmrA family NAD(P)-binding protein, translating into MNQIQKPVILVAGASGLQGGAVIEALLEKGEFAIRAIVIETDSPEVKVLAAKNVELVKTTFDDLEGLTKAAQGVVGVFSMQLPSPPDKQGQETRHAQNLVAAAKAAGVKHFVHTSVARAGEHESFIDWERGRWEPTYWQEKAAAIEAVKSADFPYWTILKPSFMMQNVLPPRNGVVLPTLPEGKIITPLEPDTKVDWISGQDVGRFAAEAFIHPEKFNHKELSLVGDKLTMAEVAEALSNVTGKSFDVQTASVEEVLALGFYEGVAMTYVWMNVEGYKVDPQGCTGYGIEPITLKTYLENNKSLLQETYANLD; encoded by the coding sequence ATGAATCAAATTCAAAAACCAGTAATTCTGGTAGCAGGTGCTAGTGGACTTCAAGGCGGGGCGGTCATTGAGGCCTTGCTAGAAAAAGGTGAATTCGCAATAAGAGCAATTGTAATAGAAACAGACAGCCCAGAGGTTAAAGTCCTAGCGGCGAAAAATGTTGAGCTTGTCAAAACCACATTCGATGATTTGGAAGGGTTGACCAAGGCAGCACAAGGTGTGGTAGGGGTCTTTTCCATGCAGCTGCCTTCCCCTCCGGACAAACAGGGACAGGAAACGCGCCATGCCCAAAATTTAGTAGCCGCAGCAAAGGCAGCGGGCGTGAAACACTTCGTGCATACCTCAGTGGCGCGGGCAGGGGAGCATGAAAGCTTTATAGACTGGGAAAGAGGCCGATGGGAGCCTACTTACTGGCAAGAAAAAGCCGCAGCTATTGAGGCTGTTAAAAGCGCAGATTTCCCTTATTGGACTATACTGAAACCCTCGTTCATGATGCAGAATGTGCTGCCGCCGAGAAACGGAGTGGTATTACCAACCCTTCCCGAGGGCAAGATTATCACGCCGCTGGAACCTGACACGAAAGTGGATTGGATATCGGGTCAGGATGTCGGTCGATTTGCTGCAGAAGCCTTTATCCATCCAGAAAAGTTCAATCACAAGGAGTTGTCGTTGGTTGGTGATAAACTCACTATGGCAGAGGTAGCAGAGGCGCTAAGTAACGTCACAGGTAAGAGTTTTGATGTGCAAACAGCAAGTGTGGAAGAGGTACTTGCACTTGGCTTTTATGAGGGAGTCGCTATGACTTATGTCTGGATGAATGTGGAAGGATATAAAGTCGATCCGCAAGGGTGCACTGGATATGGAATTGAACCAATAACACTAAAGACTTATTTGGAAAACAATAAATCACTTCTGCAAGAAACCTACGCTAATTTAGACTAG
- a CDS encoding antibiotic biosynthesis monooxygenase family protein codes for MEKFTLAIKFTAKPDNHEQFKQALTDLFETVSQQENFVHATIHQNIQKAEEFLVYEVWNEDIDHFMNVTLKQPYVLEWEQLLVDMEIVREPSVYQSFAKFKK; via the coding sequence ATGGAAAAGTTTACATTAGCAATTAAATTTACAGCAAAACCTGATAACCACGAACAATTTAAACAAGCCCTTACTGACCTTTTTGAAACAGTAAGCCAGCAGGAAAATTTTGTACACGCAACCATTCATCAGAATATTCAGAAGGCAGAAGAATTTCTTGTTTATGAGGTTTGGAATGAGGATATCGACCACTTTATGAATGTAACCCTTAAACAACCTTACGTCCTGGAATGGGAACAACTATTGGTAGATATGGAAATCGTACGTGAGCCGTCGGTTTACCAATCTTTTGCGAAATTTAAAAAGTAA
- a CDS encoding helix-turn-helix domain-containing protein encodes MEDIKTTSNSCDAHVRAVNDAMYVLSGKWKISILASLCFNEKRRFTDLLNDVSGISNKMLSKELKELEINKLAQRNILNTHPVSVLYELTPHGKKLTSVIRNLSDWGTEHRKEITKD; translated from the coding sequence ATGGAAGACATAAAAACGACAAGCAATTCGTGTGACGCGCACGTGAGAGCCGTAAATGACGCAATGTATGTGCTGAGTGGCAAGTGGAAAATTTCAATCTTGGCGTCACTCTGTTTTAACGAAAAAAGGAGATTCACCGATCTGCTGAATGATGTAAGCGGAATATCCAATAAAATGCTGAGTAAAGAATTGAAAGAATTAGAAATTAATAAACTCGCCCAAAGAAATATTCTGAATACCCATCCTGTAAGTGTGTTGTACGAACTGACGCCTCACGGCAAAAAATTGACATCGGTGATTCGGAATCTTTCAGATTGGGGAACAGAACATCGAAAAGAAATTACCAAAGATTAA
- a CDS encoding JAB domain-containing protein, whose amino-acid sequence MNRESFFALYLNQAHKVLGIRKISESGISSTVVDVRIILQAALLCNASAVILAHNHPSGNLKPSAEDLKITQSIKKTEAF is encoded by the coding sequence ATTAACCGAGAATCATTTTTTGCCTTATATTTAAATCAGGCTCACAAAGTTTTAGGGATAAGAAAAATTTCTGAATCGGGAATTTCTTCCACGGTTGTCGATGTTCGTATCATCTTGCAGGCGGCACTGCTTTGTAACGCTTCAGCTGTGATACTCGCACACAATCATCCCTCCGGAAATTTGAAACCTTCTGCCGAAGATCTGAAAATTACGCAGAGCATTAAAAAAACAGAAGCTTTTTAA
- a CDS encoding DUF932 domain-containing protein produces MAHHLNFNKRTGKYSFFSVKEKAWHNLGQIVQEYPTSEDAIKFAGLDYEVEKSPLFTKGAGIIENTNGIEMIDSELDVPNYFANIRTDNNTVLGVVGRDYHIVQNREAFSFFDAIVGGNNGILYETAGALGNGERIFITAKLPDYIRVGNGDDITEKYIFLTTSHDGSGSITAAFTPVRIVCQNTLNASLKNMSNVVRIRHTAGAKQRLDDAYKVMGLANKLSNELESTFNHWAKIKVGDDEMKRLIQLALCHNKETLHHLQKGNIDDLSTVFKNTVDDAFAYAMISESQQMETTKGTLFGAYNAVTGYFQNVRNYKDNEAKLQSIVLDGTAQLKSQKAFDLCENFARSGAETLIMN; encoded by the coding sequence ATGGCACATCATTTAAATTTCAACAAAAGAACAGGAAAATATTCATTTTTCAGCGTAAAGGAAAAAGCATGGCACAACTTGGGGCAGATCGTACAGGAATATCCTACAAGTGAAGATGCCATCAAATTTGCAGGACTTGACTACGAGGTCGAAAAATCTCCCCTATTTACAAAAGGTGCAGGCATTATCGAAAATACCAACGGAATAGAAATGATCGATTCAGAATTGGATGTTCCCAACTACTTTGCCAATATCCGCACCGATAACAACACCGTTTTAGGCGTGGTCGGTAGAGACTACCATATCGTACAAAACCGTGAAGCCTTTTCATTTTTTGATGCTATAGTAGGCGGTAATAATGGAATTTTGTACGAGACTGCAGGGGCTTTGGGAAATGGGGAACGCATTTTTATCACGGCTAAATTGCCCGATTATATCCGTGTTGGAAATGGTGACGATATTACGGAAAAATATATTTTCCTGACCACCTCCCACGATGGGAGCGGAAGCATCACCGCCGCATTTACCCCTGTTCGCATTGTCTGTCAAAATACTTTAAACGCTTCACTAAAAAATATGAGCAATGTGGTGCGGATCAGACATACCGCAGGAGCAAAACAGCGTTTAGACGATGCCTACAAGGTCATGGGATTAGCGAATAAATTGAGTAATGAATTGGAAAGCACGTTTAATCATTGGGCAAAAATAAAGGTCGGTGATGACGAGATGAAAAGACTGATTCAGTTGGCACTTTGTCATAATAAAGAAACCTTACACCATTTGCAAAAAGGCAATATTGATGATCTGTCAACCGTATTTAAAAACACCGTTGATGATGCTTTTGCCTACGCGATGATCAGCGAAAGCCAACAAATGGAAACAACTAAAGGAACTTTGTTTGGTGCTTACAATGCTGTTACAGGCTACTTTCAGAATGTCAGAAATTACAAGGATAATGAAGCCAAACTGCAGTCCATTGTATTGGACGGAACTGCACAATTAAAGTCTCAAAAAGCTTTTGACCTGTGTGAAAATTTTGCCCGATCTGGCGCAGAAACTTTAATCATGAATTAA